The SAR324 cluster bacterium genome segment AAGATGCAAATACAATTGGACAAGTAGCATATATGAAATTGTTTGATCCTGGTTTTAGAAGAATCGAATCAGATATAAAGTCTTTAAATGATATAAGATACGTTCAAGTTAATCATTTACATCCTGATAATTCGCTTCATTTAGCACAATTTGATATTAAGGTATTCAATAACTCTATCGCTCAACCAAATTATGAGAAAGGTAGTAAAAATAGTGCACTTACTCAGCTTGATAAAGAGGTTACTGAAGCGATTGGTGATCAAAATATTCAAATAAAAAAAGCCTTTAGAACAATCGCTGGTAGTATGATTCATGATCTTTATGGCCTGCGTCAATTGTTTGGAAAAAATACTAAAGTGAATAATGTGAATATCTGGAATGAAGGGTGTTCAATATCGATTGCGTTGGATTATGGACAAGGTTTTATATGTAATGTGTCATGGATAGATTTACCTGAATTATGGAATTTCAAAGAAACCATTGAAATTTATGGATCTCAAAAAAGGCTTATTTTAAATTATCCATCAGGATTTTCGAAGGGTCTCCTATCAGAAGTTACAATCATGGATATTACAAATGAAAAGGAGTCAAGGGAAATAACACCTAAGCTTTGTTGGGAAAGTCCATT includes the following:
- a CDS encoding Gfo/Idh/MocA family oxidoreductase, producing MKKIKIGVIGCGAIAQVHHIPNIIDLQDRYELSYICDVSLDLVKFLQKKFHIPSITTEYRKLLESDIDAVLLCQSDPKTESAVEAFREGKHVLIEKPMCFSVQNADKIIQACKDANTIGQVAYMKLFDPGFRRIESDIKSLNDIRYVQVNHLHPDNSLHLAQFDIKVFNNSIAQPNYEKGSKNSALTQLDKEVTEAIGDQNIQIKKAFRTIAGSMIHDLYGLRQLFGKNTKVNNVNIWNEGCSISIALDYGQGFICNVSWIDLPELWNFKETIEIYGSQKRLILNYPSGFSKGLLSEVTIMDITNEKESREITPKLCWESPFVAELKYFYDTIYGITDNKNSIINARNDIELITSIINKYLTSK